In Xanthocytophaga agilis, a genomic segment contains:
- a CDS encoding RNA polymerase sigma factor: MKIGKRYSDEEIIQLVKFGRNLEQPISYLYTEHFENLTNFIRKNKGSQQDAEDIFQETIITFVDLVEREKFRGESSIKTFLYAIARNIWLNELKKRDRMFIRDTESYEPQSKESEDLQEALIKNESKQKVLELIEQLGETCKKILVYYYYENLSMKEIYERMHYESEQVVRNQKYKCMKKLIDWIDTNPGMKNTVKELLAYGTE, encoded by the coding sequence ATGAAAATCGGTAAACGATATTCGGATGAGGAAATTATACAGCTAGTCAAGTTCGGAAGAAATCTTGAACAACCTATTAGTTATTTATATACGGAGCACTTTGAGAATCTAACTAACTTCATTAGAAAGAATAAAGGGAGTCAGCAAGATGCCGAAGATATTTTTCAGGAAACGATCATCACTTTTGTTGATCTCGTAGAACGTGAAAAATTCAGAGGAGAGTCAAGTATCAAGACTTTTTTATATGCCATTGCCCGCAATATATGGCTTAATGAACTTAAAAAAAGAGACCGTATGTTTATCCGTGATACAGAATCATACGAACCCCAGTCTAAAGAGTCAGAAGATTTACAGGAAGCACTGATCAAAAACGAGTCTAAGCAGAAGGTATTAGAATTAATAGAGCAGCTAGGTGAAACATGTAAAAAGATTTTAGTCTACTACTATTACGAAAACCTTTCTATGAAAGAAATCTACGAACGTATGCATTATGAAAGTGAACAAGTAGTTCGTAATCAGAAGTACAAGTGCATGAAGAAGCTAATTGATTGGATTGATACGAATCCGGGTATGAAAAACACAGTTAAAGAACTACTGGCATATGGAACTGAATAA